A window of Ignicoccus hospitalis KIN4/I contains these coding sequences:
- the sucC gene encoding ADP-forming succinate--CoA ligase subunit beta — MNLLEYEAKAIAKKYGIPTPEGVLIERPEQVNEAVEKLGLPVVLKAQVPVAGRGKAGGVKLARDPDEALELAEELFSKEIKGFPVLSLLVEKAENIQKELYLSFTIDRTNRKVVMLASAEGGMEIEELAKEKPDAIVKLPIEPEVGLKAHEAREVGKRIGLSGQLLRQFEGIAKTMYKIFEDYDAELVESNPLAITDRGLVALDFRMIVDDNAIFRHPELEASRERELSELEKEAARWGFFYVELDGDIGIIGNGAGLTMATMDVVNYYGGRPANFLDIGGGARRDRVKAAVNVLLKNPKVKVIFVNIFGGITLASEVAQGIVDALSESNVKKPIVARIVGTAEEEGKKILKEAGIPLFESMDEAAQEAVKLAKAA; from the coding sequence TTGAACCTCCTCGAGTACGAGGCAAAGGCCATCGCGAAGAAATATGGCATACCGACGCCCGAAGGGGTGCTAATCGAGAGGCCGGAACAAGTGAACGAAGCAGTGGAGAAGCTCGGACTGCCGGTGGTCTTGAAGGCCCAAGTCCCGGTGGCGGGCAGGGGGAAGGCCGGAGGGGTTAAGCTTGCCCGCGACCCCGACGAGGCGTTAGAGCTGGCGGAGGAGCTCTTCTCAAAGGAAATAAAGGGGTTCCCCGTGCTCTCGTTGCTAGTAGAAAAGGCGGAGAACATCCAAAAAGAGTTGTACCTCTCTTTCACAATAGACAGAACAAACCGCAAGGTAGTAATGCTGGCCTCCGCCGAGGGCGGGATGGAGATAGAGGAGCTCGCTAAAGAGAAGCCCGATGCCATAGTGAAACTCCCCATAGAGCCCGAGGTAGGCCTCAAGGCCCACGAGGCGAGGGAGGTCGGGAAGAGGATAGGCTTGAGCGGGCAACTGTTAAGGCAGTTCGAGGGGATAGCTAAGACTATGTACAAGATCTTCGAAGATTACGACGCAGAGCTTGTAGAGAGCAACCCGTTAGCTATAACCGACAGGGGCTTGGTGGCGCTAGACTTCAGGATGATAGTTGACGACAACGCGATCTTCAGACACCCGGAGCTCGAGGCCTCTAGGGAGAGGGAGCTGAGCGAGCTGGAGAAGGAGGCCGCCCGCTGGGGCTTCTTCTACGTCGAGCTGGACGGCGACATAGGGATCATAGGCAACGGGGCCGGACTCACGATGGCCACTATGGACGTCGTCAACTATTACGGCGGCAGGCCCGCGAACTTCCTCGACATAGGGGGCGGCGCCAGGAGGGACAGAGTTAAAGCAGCTGTGAACGTCCTCCTGAAGAATCCAAAGGTAAAGGTAATATTCGTTAACATATTCGGAGGGATAACCTTGGCCAGCGAGGTGGCCCAAGGAATAGTGGACGCCCTCTCCGAGTCCAACGTCAAGAAGCCCATAGTGGCGAGGATCGTAGGGACCGCGGAGGAGGAGGGCAAGAAAATATTGAAGGAGGCCGGCATACCGCTTTTTGAGAGCATGGACGAGGCCGCCCAAGAAGCGGTCAAGCTGGCCAAGGCCGCTTAA
- a CDS encoding ferritin family protein — protein MLGENPLKIPKDRKFKKVEVAQALRWGIIAELDAINFYEQLAEAIEDERVKKVFLNVAREEKEHVGEFLAMLLEYDEELKEMIAKGYKEVEEEVGVVPKSIP, from the coding sequence ATGTTAGGCGAAAACCCCCTCAAGATCCCTAAAGATAGAAAGTTTAAGAAGGTAGAAGTGGCCCAAGCCCTTCGCTGGGGAATCATAGCCGAGCTAGACGCGATAAACTTCTACGAACAACTGGCGGAAGCTATCGAAGACGAACGCGTAAAGAAAGTTTTCCTCAACGTAGCGCGTGAGGAAAAGGAACACGTAGGCGAGTTCCTCGCGATGTTGCTGGAGTACGACGAAGAGCTTAAGGAGATGATCGCCAAAGGGTACAAAGAAGTAGAAGAGGAAGTAGGCGTCGTGCCCAAGAGCATCCCGTAA
- the cobA gene encoding uroporphyrinogen-III C-methyltransferase, with translation MKGKVYLVGAGPGGAWLAPAAAFGLLRSADVVLYDKLVDKSLLSSAFKAEKVYVGKAPGAHALSQEEINELLIKYAKEGKVVVRLKGGDPFVLGRGDEECEALRAAGVECEVVPAPTSATAVPACAGIPVTRRNLANTFAVATGWAAEGSERPRYGEILKVVDTLVVLMGVTKVNEIVSDILKVRDVPAAAVTNGCTEEQKVVVARASKLPEVMVRNGVKPPAVLVFGEVVEWACKAGTVRDVVECSL, from the coding sequence TTGAAGGGTAAGGTTTATCTCGTGGGGGCCGGGCCGGGGGGCGCTTGGCTGGCCCCAGCCGCGGCCTTCGGCTTGCTCCGGTCAGCCGACGTAGTCTTGTACGATAAGCTCGTGGACAAGTCTCTCTTGTCTTCAGCTTTTAAGGCGGAGAAGGTTTACGTAGGTAAGGCCCCCGGGGCCCACGCCCTGAGCCAAGAAGAGATCAACGAGCTTTTGATAAAGTATGCCAAAGAAGGGAAGGTAGTTGTGAGGCTGAAGGGCGGCGACCCCTTCGTGCTCGGAAGGGGGGACGAGGAGTGCGAGGCCCTCCGGGCGGCCGGGGTGGAGTGCGAGGTGGTCCCCGCCCCCACGTCGGCCACCGCGGTGCCCGCGTGCGCCGGCATCCCGGTAACTAGGAGGAACTTAGCCAACACCTTTGCGGTCGCCACGGGGTGGGCGGCGGAGGGGAGCGAGAGGCCGAGGTACGGCGAGATACTAAAGGTCGTGGACACTCTGGTGGTTCTGATGGGGGTTACGAAGGTTAACGAGATAGTTTCAGACATCCTAAAGGTCAGGGACGTTCCCGCAGCAGCCGTGACCAACGGGTGTACGGAAGAACAGAAGGTGGTGGTCGCGAGGGCGTCGAAGCTGCCCGAGGTAATGGTCCGTAACGGGGTAAAGCCGCCGGCGGTTTTGGTGTTCGGAGAGGTGGTCGAGTGGGCTTGCAAGGCGGGCACGGTAAGGGACGTGGTAGAGTGCTCACTCTGA
- a CDS encoding uroporphyrinogen-III synthase: MLTLSPHGPPPFKDLEVTNVPALELVDVADASQIKEAIKEGEAVVFTSKTGVRLVFEKLGDEALELLKGKDVVAIGPKTAAELEARGLSPIVPEEYHSGALAKLLKRYNKVVALRSDKASKTLKDELGDKLIEVVIYKTLRRPSPKIVEAAREADAVAVSSAEVARALIESFQKYSSIDELKKLKIAVIGPEAAKPLKELGLNFVVAPEATFEGLEEAVKRIIRGGPGESPEER; this comes from the coding sequence GTGCTCACTCTGAGCCCCCACGGACCTCCCCCCTTCAAGGACCTCGAAGTGACCAACGTCCCGGCGCTAGAGCTGGTGGACGTCGCGGACGCCTCCCAAATCAAGGAAGCCATAAAGGAGGGGGAGGCAGTAGTCTTCACTTCCAAGACCGGCGTGAGGTTGGTGTTCGAAAAGCTCGGGGACGAGGCCCTCGAGTTGCTCAAGGGGAAGGACGTGGTGGCAATAGGGCCCAAGACGGCGGCCGAGCTCGAGGCGAGGGGCTTGAGCCCCATAGTGCCGGAGGAGTACCACTCCGGCGCGCTGGCAAAGCTCTTGAAGCGTTACAACAAGGTAGTGGCCCTGAGGTCCGACAAGGCGTCAAAGACTTTGAAGGATGAGTTAGGAGACAAGCTCATCGAGGTGGTTATTTATAAAACCTTGAGGAGGCCCTCTCCAAAGATAGTGGAGGCGGCTAGGGAGGCCGACGCAGTTGCCGTGAGCAGCGCCGAGGTCGCCCGGGCCTTAATAGAGTCCTTTCAGAAGTACTCTAGTATTGACGAACTTAAGAAGTTGAAAATAGCCGTAATAGGGCCCGAGGCAGCAAAGCCGTTGAAGGAGTTGGGCTTGAACTTCGTGGTCGCCCCGGAAGCCACTTTTGAAGGGTTGGAGGAGGCAGTTAAGAGAATAATACGGGGAGGACCGGGAGAAAGCCCCGAGGAGCGCTAA
- the spt4 gene encoding transcription elongation factor subunit Spt4: MKRKPFLACMNCRFLVPRRPEVTRCPRCGSTDLTENWEGMIILIKTDSELVGKVEYLKEPGRYAVEVGRE; the protein is encoded by the coding sequence ATGAAGAGGAAGCCCTTCTTGGCGTGTATGAACTGTAGGTTCCTCGTACCCCGAAGGCCTGAGGTCACGAGGTGTCCGAGGTGCGGTTCCACGGACTTGACGGAGAACTGGGAAGGAATGATAATATTGATCAAGACGGACTCGGAACTCGTGGGCAAGGTAGAGTACCTCAAGGAGCCGGGGCGCTACGCTGTAGAAGTGGGAAGGGAGTAA
- a CDS encoding cupin domain-containing protein gives MVCKPKVVKWDEVEAKEVPREVATKTTIRWVIGPGEAPTFYLRVFEVEPGGEIFEHSHPWEHEIFVLNGKGIVRINGEEYEVGPGTVLYIPPCSKHYYKNTGDEVLRFICIIPKEGAK, from the coding sequence GTGGTCTGTAAGCCGAAGGTGGTCAAGTGGGATGAGGTAGAAGCAAAGGAGGTCCCCCGTGAGGTCGCCACCAAGACCACTATCCGCTGGGTCATAGGGCCCGGGGAGGCCCCTACGTTCTACTTGAGGGTCTTCGAGGTCGAGCCTGGAGGCGAAATATTCGAACACTCCCACCCTTGGGAGCACGAGATATTCGTGCTTAACGGTAAAGGGATAGTAAGAATAAACGGGGAAGAGTACGAAGTGGGGCCCGGGACCGTTCTGTACATACCTCCGTGCTCCAAGCACTACTACAAGAACACCGGAGACGAGGTCCTCCGCTTCATATGTA
- a CDS encoding AAA family ATPase, with the protein MDCGPLPKRAPSITGKDVSNLLKELWEAGVKIREEVENVVRSFLNMVANAEETVSMFVIGEWGEGKTSVFDGYMKALKPPNVVLMETSVKRVVSSIRNMKHQPGQSSAATFLAALLHSLAMEYMEKGEKLIEPYEGGPVHEYAKKALDELASKFPGKKFVVFIDEFEEIVSPSNKDVVKEIINGLIELINGQFGYMQEKYPGILHLVIAMTPYAYHKALSLADIDESLKGRAERRLHFKLELRSLTRSEAYKLVGSLFKYSYGEEFSPVPPQFVNTIYTASQGNPGALTSLTNFVMSSLVKDGCTVPSKNPEELVSILSGATVFTYVGSSKALDKLYYEKALLPLTYGEEDKRKVLAALAAYYYPLSERELDELSGVKGAKEALEVLDQRASLSSEPLVSTVWRTSDYQKAFNVFRTTLKSLIPDIDDDTLKMLVEELTYPKGLWSEEYYLVLPGEGEESVLEDVLSKEKAVVDARKLVNFLKRKMEEEGVTFEKAYMLSRKHALNLYPPPAVAAASFIKDPQLRAKAWKEALNALIKGDINLDKVFAEVIINSFKGTIVGRLVNVALGDVQLRIYPKVILSLDSKALEEVAKEAKRDGAHLMIILTKPELYETIKDKASLLPVDAVVLEAREAKLVQMAVYELYARKPERRAFVDAEKAALTLKQIGDEIGVPKAIEKWIDKARQEGVIVEDFKRPSGASEEAISDAYAFYLAYPKDVLTTEDVFEHVIKTVRRFIIYGRGSRRKAPFSSGLDIENVRGLKRFEEDLVSAGLLERLEDNKLRITISKVEERLLKLLKEKGGKAAWRELEKEFIVVSHNKRILSDFYLKILERRGLVRVDRRGNDPYFVSLVNTKSLVEELENWLEKINEIWSSNGEAWKSYAHIVVSKKKEDNVIVLDEIKDYVTKGVVSLRSEASKATVARRAAFLISLSRYLVETLYPVTHKAWTEANDLMDSTSSSVTSTISKIRSVLSKASGEVGVPVLDAEEMKESVMIKKMLRKMDELADKYFTREELEKLVAEMRKEGVLPDKFYFERFYDPREWKKASYFNVKYYILERHAEEIKNELEKINILIKEIDNMISRMVEGRRRVEEKLKELSLKSYNSELASKAYEVLLRQVMMPKEVLPDDLTVDSLEELRSTLDRALSSVSMTDQKILSVIVKLGEVAREEEELEKELRRLKSWCSFASKFYSGTPYWDDFEGLCERLNSLRLAYESASKEVREPASVSELSAVLEGIKEELRKLKREAEGLLREMKEVHERAMKELERNLSELKRISRVAIKLGLNIEDINKALSSVELKMKSVKPPGVVENVTYQTLYDALEKTRTLLTIKLRTKISQNEEKVLSVLEKGKLDLVKLIEECKKLKLGEEEVVKALVQLAEKGLVRVVVELS; encoded by the coding sequence ATGGATTGCGGGCCCCTGCCCAAGAGGGCGCCGAGCATAACGGGTAAGGACGTATCCAACTTACTTAAGGAGCTGTGGGAGGCCGGGGTCAAGATTAGAGAAGAGGTAGAGAACGTCGTAAGGTCGTTCTTGAACATGGTCGCTAACGCCGAAGAGACGGTTTCTATGTTTGTAATTGGAGAATGGGGAGAGGGAAAGACGAGCGTATTCGATGGTTATATGAAGGCCCTAAAGCCACCGAACGTCGTATTAATGGAGACCAGCGTAAAGCGGGTAGTATCTAGCATTAGAAACATGAAGCACCAACCGGGCCAGTCCTCGGCCGCCACCTTCTTGGCTGCTCTGTTACACTCCTTAGCGATGGAGTACATGGAGAAGGGGGAGAAGCTGATAGAACCCTACGAGGGAGGCCCGGTTCACGAGTACGCGAAGAAGGCTTTGGACGAGCTGGCGAGCAAGTTCCCCGGGAAGAAGTTCGTCGTGTTCATAGACGAGTTCGAAGAAATAGTGTCGCCGTCAAACAAGGACGTCGTGAAAGAGATAATAAACGGGTTGATAGAACTAATCAACGGCCAGTTCGGATACATGCAAGAGAAGTACCCCGGAATACTCCACCTAGTAATTGCTATGACTCCTTACGCCTATCACAAGGCATTGAGTTTAGCGGACATAGACGAGAGCTTGAAAGGGAGGGCCGAGAGGAGGCTCCACTTTAAGCTGGAGCTTAGGTCCCTCACGAGGAGCGAGGCCTACAAGCTGGTGGGCTCTCTGTTCAAGTATTCCTACGGGGAGGAGTTCTCGCCGGTCCCCCCTCAGTTCGTCAACACGATATATACGGCCTCTCAAGGGAACCCGGGCGCCCTAACGAGCTTGACGAACTTCGTCATGAGCTCGTTAGTTAAGGACGGTTGTACGGTCCCTTCTAAGAACCCTGAGGAGCTCGTCTCGATACTGTCCGGCGCCACCGTCTTCACCTACGTGGGCTCGAGCAAAGCCTTGGACAAGTTGTACTACGAGAAGGCGCTCTTACCCCTAACTTACGGTGAGGAGGACAAGAGGAAGGTCTTGGCCGCTCTAGCGGCCTACTACTACCCGCTCTCCGAACGGGAGTTAGACGAGCTCAGCGGCGTCAAGGGCGCCAAGGAAGCTCTGGAAGTGCTGGACCAGAGGGCGTCCTTGAGCTCAGAGCCCTTGGTTTCGACCGTCTGGAGGACTTCCGACTACCAGAAGGCCTTTAACGTGTTCCGCACTACCTTGAAGAGTTTGATCCCGGACATAGACGACGACACTTTGAAGATGTTGGTAGAAGAGCTCACTTACCCCAAGGGCCTCTGGAGCGAGGAGTACTACTTAGTCCTCCCCGGCGAGGGTGAGGAGTCGGTCTTAGAGGACGTCTTATCCAAGGAAAAGGCTGTAGTCGACGCGAGGAAGTTGGTTAACTTCCTCAAGCGGAAGATGGAAGAAGAGGGGGTAACTTTCGAGAAGGCGTATATGTTGTCTCGAAAGCACGCCTTGAACCTCTACCCGCCCCCCGCCGTGGCCGCGGCCTCTTTCATAAAGGACCCCCAGCTCAGGGCGAAGGCTTGGAAGGAGGCGTTAAATGCTCTAATTAAAGGAGATATAAACTTAGATAAGGTTTTCGCCGAGGTGATAATAAATTCGTTCAAGGGTACGATAGTTGGTAGGCTGGTGAACGTCGCCCTAGGCGACGTGCAGCTCAGGATATACCCCAAGGTTATCCTTTCCTTGGATAGTAAGGCTTTGGAGGAAGTGGCGAAAGAGGCCAAGAGGGACGGCGCACACCTGATGATAATACTCACTAAGCCGGAGTTGTACGAGACGATAAAGGACAAGGCCTCTCTGCTCCCAGTGGACGCCGTAGTTTTGGAAGCCAGGGAGGCCAAGCTAGTGCAAATGGCTGTCTACGAGCTCTACGCGAGGAAGCCGGAGAGGAGGGCCTTCGTGGACGCGGAGAAGGCGGCGCTGACGCTGAAGCAGATAGGTGACGAGATAGGCGTCCCGAAGGCTATAGAGAAGTGGATAGATAAGGCCCGCCAAGAGGGCGTAATAGTGGAGGACTTCAAGAGGCCCTCCGGGGCCAGCGAGGAGGCCATCTCGGACGCTTATGCTTTCTACTTGGCCTATCCGAAGGACGTGCTCACCACCGAGGACGTGTTTGAACACGTAATCAAAACTGTCAGAAGGTTCATAATTTACGGAAGGGGCTCCAGGAGGAAGGCTCCGTTCTCTTCTGGCTTAGACATTGAGAACGTGAGGGGATTGAAGAGGTTCGAGGAGGACTTGGTAAGTGCGGGGCTGTTGGAAAGGTTAGAGGACAACAAGCTGAGGATCACAATAAGCAAGGTGGAAGAGAGGCTCTTAAAGCTGTTGAAGGAGAAGGGAGGCAAGGCGGCTTGGAGGGAGCTCGAAAAAGAATTCATAGTGGTTTCGCATAACAAGAGAATACTCTCGGATTTCTACTTGAAGATATTAGAGAGGAGGGGGTTAGTGAGGGTAGATAGGAGGGGGAACGACCCCTACTTCGTCAGCTTAGTAAACACCAAATCCTTAGTGGAGGAGTTGGAGAACTGGTTGGAAAAGATAAACGAAATATGGAGCTCTAACGGCGAGGCGTGGAAGAGCTACGCCCACATAGTCGTCTCGAAGAAAAAGGAAGACAATGTCATAGTGTTGGACGAAATCAAAGATTACGTGACTAAGGGAGTGGTCTCATTGAGGTCTGAGGCCTCCAAAGCGACCGTCGCCAGGAGGGCGGCCTTCCTCATATCCCTCTCCCGCTACCTCGTGGAGACGTTATACCCCGTCACCCACAAGGCGTGGACCGAGGCCAACGACCTAATGGACTCGACTAGCAGCTCGGTGACGTCGACGATATCCAAGATAAGGAGCGTCTTGAGCAAGGCGTCCGGGGAGGTGGGCGTTCCGGTATTGGACGCAGAAGAAATGAAAGAAAGTGTAATGATAAAGAAAATGTTACGCAAGATGGACGAGTTAGCGGACAAGTACTTCACGCGAGAGGAGTTGGAGAAGCTCGTGGCCGAGATGAGGAAAGAAGGCGTCTTGCCGGACAAGTTCTATTTCGAGCGCTTCTACGACCCGCGCGAGTGGAAGAAGGCCTCGTACTTCAACGTTAAGTACTACATACTCGAAAGACACGCCGAAGAGATAAAGAACGAGCTCGAAAAGATAAACATATTGATCAAGGAGATAGACAACATGATATCGCGGATGGTAGAGGGGAGGAGGAGAGTTGAGGAGAAGTTGAAGGAGCTCTCTTTGAAGAGCTATAACAGCGAGCTGGCTTCTAAGGCATACGAAGTGCTGTTGAGACAAGTTATGATGCCTAAGGAAGTCTTACCCGACGACTTGACCGTGGACTCGCTGGAGGAGCTCCGCTCGACGCTGGACAGAGCTCTCTCCAGCGTTAGCATGACGGATCAGAAGATCCTGAGCGTAATTGTGAAGCTGGGCGAGGTGGCGAGGGAGGAGGAAGAGCTGGAAAAGGAGTTGAGGAGGCTTAAGAGTTGGTGCTCCTTCGCGTCGAAGTTCTATTCCGGCACGCCGTACTGGGACGACTTCGAGGGCCTCTGTGAGAGGTTGAACTCCTTAAGGTTGGCCTACGAGAGCGCGAGCAAGGAGGTAAGGGAGCCCGCCTCGGTAAGCGAATTGAGCGCGGTTCTGGAGGGCATCAAGGAGGAGTTGAGGAAGCTCAAGCGCGAGGCCGAGGGTTTATTGAGGGAAATGAAAGAGGTACACGAAAGGGCGATGAAGGAGCTCGAGAGGAACTTGAGCGAGCTGAAGAGGATAAGTAGGGTAGCGATCAAGCTGGGCTTGAATATAGAAGACATTAACAAAGCGCTATCGTCTGTGGAGTTAAAGATGAAGTCCGTAAAGCCCCCCGGGGTGGTGGAGAACGTCACCTACCAAACTTTGTACGACGCGCTCGAGAAGACTAGGACGTTGTTGACGATAAAGCTGAGGACGAAGATAAGCCAGAACGAGGAGAAAGTGCTAAGCGTCTTAGAGAAGGGTAAGCTGGACTTGGTAAAGTTAATAGAGGAGTGTAAGAAATTAAAGCTCGGGGAAGAGGAGGTCGTAAAGGCGCTCGTCCAGCTCGCCGAGAAGGGGTTGGTTAGGGTCGTAGTCGAACTCTCTTAG
- a CDS encoding DNA-directed RNA polymerase: MYRIYRFKDMVRIPPERFGEDLKKVALELLREEYEGVIDEELGIILTVTDVDISPEGYIVPGDGGTYHEATFTLLAFKPLRNEVVEGIVVNVTKNGIYVNIGPIDGMVHKAQLGDERFEYDAATGSMVGTSTKTVIKRGDLVRARIVQISTRRGLKVGMSMKGPYLGKIKDAEEVKQ, translated from the coding sequence TTGTACAGGATCTACCGCTTCAAAGACATGGTTAGAATACCGCCCGAGAGGTTCGGCGAGGACTTGAAGAAGGTCGCTCTCGAACTCCTCAGGGAGGAGTACGAGGGCGTGATAGACGAGGAGCTCGGCATAATTCTGACAGTAACTGACGTGGACATCTCCCCCGAGGGCTACATAGTGCCGGGCGACGGAGGCACTTACCACGAGGCCACCTTCACTTTGCTCGCCTTCAAGCCCTTGAGGAACGAGGTAGTTGAGGGCATAGTAGTTAACGTTACCAAGAACGGGATATACGTTAACATAGGCCCCATAGACGGTATGGTGCACAAGGCCCAGCTCGGCGACGAGCGTTTCGAGTACGACGCCGCGACCGGGAGCATGGTAGGCACCAGCACGAAAACGGTCATAAAGAGGGGAGACCTCGTTAGGGCTAGGATAGTACAGATTTCGACCAGGAGGGGCCTCAAGGTGGGTATGAGTATGAAAGGCCCGTACTTGGGTAAAATTAAGGACGCGGAGGAGGTCAAGCAATGA
- the sucD gene encoding succinate--CoA ligase subunit alpha — protein sequence MVVLVDENTRVVVQGITGRYGKFHAEQMMKYGTKVVAGVTPGKGGQEVLGVPVYDTVKEAKENHPEINTSIIFVPAGGAADAIIEAADAGLDLIVVITEGIPVHDSMRAIRYARSKGSTVVGPNCPGVISPGKAKVGIMPEKYFVPGRVGIVSRSGTLTYEIAYQLSKRGIGQSTAIGIGGDPIIGLDTVEAVKLMDKDPETDLIVVIGEIGGDAEERLAAAIKRGEIEKPVVAYVAGRTAPPGKRMGHAGAIISMGAGTAESKVRAFREAGVPVADIPSQVPDLVVEKLKELGKL from the coding sequence GTGGTCGTGTTGGTAGACGAGAACACCCGGGTGGTAGTTCAAGGTATAACCGGGAGGTACGGCAAGTTCCACGCCGAGCAGATGATGAAGTACGGAACCAAAGTGGTAGCCGGCGTGACGCCGGGGAAGGGAGGACAAGAGGTCTTGGGGGTGCCGGTGTACGATACCGTCAAGGAAGCTAAGGAGAACCACCCGGAGATAAACACCTCCATAATCTTCGTTCCGGCCGGAGGGGCGGCCGACGCCATAATAGAGGCCGCGGACGCGGGGCTGGACCTAATAGTGGTCATAACCGAAGGGATACCGGTTCACGACTCGATGAGGGCCATAAGGTACGCGAGGAGCAAAGGCTCCACCGTGGTAGGCCCCAACTGCCCCGGAGTGATAAGCCCGGGCAAGGCGAAGGTAGGTATAATGCCGGAGAAGTACTTCGTTCCCGGACGGGTAGGAATAGTATCTAGGTCCGGCACGCTGACGTACGAGATAGCTTACCAGCTGAGCAAGAGGGGCATAGGCCAGAGCACCGCTATAGGGATCGGCGGGGACCCCATCATAGGCCTCGATACGGTAGAGGCCGTCAAGCTTATGGATAAGGACCCCGAGACGGACTTAATTGTAGTCATAGGGGAAATAGGGGGAGACGCGGAGGAGAGGCTCGCAGCCGCCATAAAGAGGGGAGAGATCGAGAAGCCCGTAGTGGCCTACGTGGCCGGGAGGACCGCCCCGCCGGGCAAGAGGATGGGTCACGCCGGCGCGATAATAAGCATGGGGGCGGGGACCGCGGAGAGCAAGGTGAGGGCCTTCCGGGAGGCCGGCGTGCCCGTCGCGGATATACCCAGCCAAGTGCCGGACTTGGTGGTCGAGAAGCTCAAAGAGTTGGGCAAGCTCTAA
- the pfdA gene encoding prefoldin subunit alpha codes for MAEEKAQVGVEAKGGEEKVKLLQDELRSLLAQIEYLRDQIEAVNTVIDDLYASLEVLDYLTKEGKGKVVLVPIGAGNFIKAKIEDTNTVITSVGGRLSLEVPSDEAKKAIESRIAALEQVRLTLLRKLEELNRKVNELLPRVREEGGQ; via the coding sequence GTGGCCGAGGAGAAGGCCCAAGTCGGCGTCGAGGCTAAGGGCGGAGAAGAGAAGGTAAAGCTCCTACAAGACGAGCTGAGGAGCTTGCTGGCGCAGATAGAGTACTTGAGAGACCAAATAGAGGCGGTCAACACCGTGATAGACGACCTCTACGCCAGCTTGGAGGTGTTGGACTACTTGACCAAGGAGGGCAAGGGCAAGGTGGTGTTGGTGCCTATAGGCGCGGGCAACTTCATCAAGGCTAAGATTGAGGACACGAACACTGTAATAACGTCCGTCGGGGGAAGGCTGAGCTTAGAGGTGCCCAGCGATGAGGCCAAGAAGGCTATAGAGAGCAGAATAGCCGCCTTGGAGCAAGTCAGACTGACGCTGCTGAGGAAGTTGGAGGAGCTAAACAGGAAGGTGAACGAGCTCCTCCCCCGCGTAAGGGAAGAGGGCGGGCAGTGA
- a CDS encoding GTP-dependent dephospho-CoA kinase family protein, translating into MKDDRLLPFLLRGKTLVTVGDVTTKRCLELGLVPRTAIFDGKTRRSQWVELRAPNGVLKAFNPPGQICLDAAKVVKKAILTSTWVKVEGEEDLLAIPALLSSENGWALLYGQPKAGVVLVEINKYTKLHFLEIIKMFDGDVEEFLREFDYDPNQPLLGELDERLYDLLFPEL; encoded by the coding sequence GTGAAGGACGACCGCCTCCTACCGTTTCTCTTAAGAGGAAAGACGTTGGTAACTGTAGGAGACGTGACTACCAAAAGGTGCTTAGAACTAGGCTTAGTGCCTAGAACGGCGATCTTCGACGGCAAGACGAGGAGGTCGCAGTGGGTGGAGCTGAGGGCCCCCAACGGGGTGCTGAAGGCCTTCAACCCTCCCGGGCAGATCTGCTTGGACGCGGCCAAGGTAGTGAAGAAGGCCATCCTAACCTCAACTTGGGTAAAGGTAGAGGGGGAGGAAGACCTCCTCGCCATCCCGGCCCTCTTGAGCTCGGAGAACGGGTGGGCGCTGCTGTACGGCCAACCCAAAGCGGGGGTCGTATTGGTTGAAATCAACAAATACACCAAGCTCCATTTTCTCGAAATAATTAAGATGTTCGACGGCGACGTGGAGGAGTTCCTAAGAGAGTTCGACTACGACCCTAACCAACCCCTTCTCGGCGAGCTGGACGAGCGCCTTTACGACCTCCTCTTCCCCGAGCTTTAA
- a CDS encoding RNA ligase partner protein, protein MIKFVIDTSAVTDPRLRQLFGVNELWEVVEKYLELMALAKLKLGFSFYTTPSVMKEIKGFLERSMCPSEIISKLGVWILVKDVSQTEAKIPARVFLEYVAEVKRRLDKGLRVAEESTRRAMEGGEIGEHIRNLREKYREATRKGLLDSVADLEAAILALELGAVLVTNDEGLCKLASKLGVSCIDPLTFVKTIEEYLNLIKRHG, encoded by the coding sequence TTGATAAAATTCGTGATAGACACCAGCGCGGTTACCGACCCCAGACTGAGACAGCTGTTCGGCGTCAACGAGTTGTGGGAGGTCGTCGAAAAGTATCTGGAATTGATGGCGTTGGCCAAACTCAAGTTGGGCTTTTCGTTCTACACCACTCCAAGCGTGATGAAAGAAATTAAAGGGTTCTTGGAGAGATCTATGTGTCCGTCGGAAATAATAAGTAAGCTCGGAGTTTGGATACTTGTAAAGGACGTAAGTCAGACGGAGGCCAAGATACCGGCGAGGGTCTTCTTGGAGTACGTCGCAGAGGTGAAGAGGAGGTTGGACAAGGGCCTCAGGGTGGCAGAGGAGAGCACTCGAAGGGCCATGGAAGGCGGGGAGATAGGCGAACACATCCGCAACTTGAGGGAGAAGTACCGCGAGGCCACGCGTAAGGGACTATTGGACTCCGTGGCCGACTTAGAAGCGGCGATACTGGCCCTAGAGCTCGGGGCGGTCCTAGTTACGAACGACGAAGGCTTATGCAAGCTGGCGTCGAAGCTAGGGGTCAGCTGTATCGACCCCCTGACGTTCGTCAAAACGATAGAGGAGTACCTAAATTTAATCAAAAGGCACGGCTAG